One stretch of Halichoerus grypus chromosome 8, mHalGry1.hap1.1, whole genome shotgun sequence DNA includes these proteins:
- the DLL4 gene encoding delta-like protein 4, protein MAAASRSASGWALLLLVALWQQRAACSGVFQLQLQEFANERGVLASGRPCEPGCRTFFRVCLKHFQAVVSPGPCTFGSVSTPVLGTNSFAVGDDSSGGGRNPLQLPFNFTWPGTFSLIIEAWHAPGDDLRPEALPPDALISKIAIQGSLAVGKNWLLDEQTSPPTRLRYSYRVICSDNYYGDSCSRLCKKRNDHFGHYVCQPDGSLSCLPGWTGEYCEEPICLSGCHEQNGYCSKPAECICRPGWQGRLCNECIPHNGCRHGTCSIPWQCTCDEGWGGLFCDQDLNYCTHHSPCKNGATCSNSGQRSYTCTCRPGYTGVDCELELSECDSNPCRNGGSCKDQEDGYRCLCPPGYYGLHCEHSTLSCADSPCFNGGSCRERSQGASYACECPPNFMGSNCEKKVDRCTSNPCANGGQCLNRGPNRVCRCRPGFTGPHCELHVSDCARNPCAHGGTCHELENGLVCTCPDGFSGRRCEVRIPADACSSGPCFNGATCYPGLSEDSFVCNCPYGFVGSRCEFPVSMPPSFPWVAVSLGVGLVVVLVLLGMVAVAVRQLRLRRPDDGSREAMNNLSDFQKDNLIPAAQLKNTNQKKELEVDCGLDKSNCGKQQNHTLDYNLAPGPLGRGTLLGKYSHGDKSLGEKAPLRLHSDKPECRISAICSPRDSMYQSVCLISEERNECVIATEV, encoded by the exons ATGGCAGCCGCGTCCCGTAGCGCCTCTGGCTGGGCGCTACTGCTGCTGGTGGCACTTTGGCAGCAG CGCGCAGCCTGCTCGGGAGTCTTCCAGCTGCAGCTGCAGGAGTTTGCCAACGAGCGAGGCGTACTGGCCAGCGGGCGGCCGTGCGAACCCGGCTGCAGGACCTTCTTCCGCGTCTGCCTTAAGCACTTCCAGGCGGTCGTGTCGCCCGGGCCCTGCACCTTCGGCAGCGTCTCTACGCCTGTGTTGGGCACCAACTCCTTCGCCGTCGGGGACGATAGTAGCGGCGGGGGACGCAACCCTCTTCAACTGCCTTTCAATTTCACCTGGCCG GGTACCTTCTCACTCATCATCGAAGCTTGGCACGCGCCAGGAGACGACCTGCGGCCAG AGGCCTTGCCACCAGACGCCCTCATCAGCAAGATCGCCATCCAGGGCTCCCTAGCTGTGGGCAAGAACTGGTTACTGGATGAGCAGACCAGCCCCCCCACGAGGCTGCGCTACTCTTACCGGGTCATCTGCAGTGACAACTACTATGGGGACAGCTGCTCGCGCCTGTGCAAGAAGCGCAATGACCACTTCGGCCACTACGTGTGCCAGCCAGATGGCAGCCTGTCCTGCCTCCCCGGCTGGACTGGGGAGTACTGCGAAGAGC cTATCTGTCTTTCTGGCTGTCATGAACAGAACGGCTACTGCAGCAAGCCAGCGGAGTGCAT CTGCCGCCCAGGCTGGCAGGGCCGCCTCTGCAACGAATGCATCCCCCACAATGGCTGTCGCCACGGCACGTGCAGCATCCCCTGGCAATGCACCTGCGATGAGGGCTGGGGCGGCCTCTTCTGTGACCAAG ATCTCAATTACTGCACCCACCACTCCCCGTGCAAGAACGGGGCGACGTGCTCCAACAGCGGGCAGCGGAGCTATACCTGCACCTGCCGCCCGGGCTACACGGGCGTGGACTGCGAGCTGGAGCTCAGCGAGTGTGACAGCAACCCCTGTCGCAACGGGGGCAGCTGCAAG GACCAGGAGGACGGCTACCGCTGCCTGTGCCCCCCGGGCTACTACGGCCTGCACTGTGAACACAGTACTTTGAGCTGCGCAGACTCCCCCTGCTTCAATGGGGGCTCCTGCCGGGAGCGCAGCCAGGGGGCTAGCTATGCCTGTGAATGCCCCCCCAACTTCATGGGCTCCAACTGTGAGAAGAAAGTGGACAGGTGTACCAGCAACCCGTGTGCCAATG GGGGCCAGTGCCTGAACCGTGGTCCTAACCGCGTGTGCCGCTGCCGTCCTGGATTCACAGGCCCCCACTGTGAACTCCACGTCAGCGACTGTGCCCGCAACCCCTGTGCCCACGGCGGCACTTGCCACGAGCTGGAGAACGGGCTCGTGTGCACCTGCCCCGATGGCTTCTCTGGCCGGCGCTGCGAGGTGCGGATACCAGCCGACGCCTGCTCCTCGGGACCCTGCTTCAATGGGGCCACCTGCTACCCTGGCCTCTCCGAGGACAGCTTCGTCTGCAACTGTCCCTATGGCTTTGTGGGCAGCCGCTGCGAGTTCCCCGTGAGCATGCCACCCAGCTTCCCCTGGGTGGCTGTCTCTCTGGGTGTGGgcctggtggtggtgctggtctTGCTGGGCATGGTGGCGGTGGCCGTGCGGCAGCTGCGGCTTCGGCGGCCTGACGATGGTAGCAGGGAGGCCATGAACAACTTGTCGGACTTCCAGAAGGACAACCTGATCCCTGCCGCCCAGCTCAAGAACACCAACCAGAAGAAGGAGCTGGAAGTGGACTGTGGCCTGGACAAGTCCAACTGTGGCAAACAGCAGAACCACACACTGGACTATAATCTGGCCCCAGGGCCTCTGGGGCGAGGGACCCTGCTGGGGAAGTACTCCCACGGGGATAAGAGCCTAGGGGAGAAGGCACCGCTGCGGTTACACAG TGACAAGCCAGAGTGTCGGATATCAGCGATATGCTCCCCCAGGGACTCCATGTACCAGTCTGTGTGTTTGATATCAGAAGAGAGGAACGAATGTGTCATTGCCACAGAG GTATAA